In a genomic window of Paracoccaceae bacterium:
- a CDS encoding response regulator transcription factor, with amino-acid sequence MRLANPRFLTMRITLVEDNTSLAKGICYRLEDAGHAVDMLDNGTIAARFLKDDDADLIILDINLPGVDGLTLLKDLRRRGDIRPVILLTARAETEDRVIGLDAGADDYLIKPFEMAELEARVRALLRRRAIPQQQLRALGGLNYDASARQLFAGDVDIALPRREMSVFECLIEAEGRLVSKSAMLDHVYGIGADVEEKVVEVYVSRLRRRLHEHGVQIKTRRGLGYQLSIETPE; translated from the coding sequence ATGAGACTTGCAAACCCGAGATTTCTCACAATGCGGATCACATTGGTCGAAGATAACACCAGCCTCGCCAAGGGCATTTGTTACCGTCTGGAGGACGCGGGCCATGCTGTGGACATGCTGGACAATGGCACCATTGCGGCGCGATTCCTCAAGGATGATGACGCGGATCTGATCATTCTGGACATTAACCTGCCGGGCGTTGATGGTCTGACTCTGCTCAAGGATCTGCGCCGCCGGGGCGATATACGGCCGGTGATCCTGCTGACCGCGCGGGCAGAAACCGAGGACCGGGTCATTGGGCTCGATGCAGGCGCGGATGACTATCTGATCAAACCCTTCGAGATGGCAGAGCTCGAAGCGCGGGTGCGGGCCCTGTTGCGCCGCCGCGCCATTCCACAGCAACAATTGCGGGCGCTGGGCGGGTTGAATTACGATGCCAGCGCCCGGCAGCTCTTTGCCGGGGACGTTGATATCGCCCTGCCACGCCGGGAAATGTCGGTGTTTGAATGCCTGATCGAGGCCGAAGGGCGTCTGGTGTCAAAAAGCGCCATGCTGGATCATGTCTACGGTATTGGCGCTGACGTGGAGGAAAAAGTCGTCGAGGTCTATGTCTCCCGTCTGCGCCGCCGCCTGCACGAACACGGGGTGCAAATAAAAACTCGGCGCGGGCTGGGCTATCAGCTCAGCATCGAGACACCCGAATGA
- a CDS encoding sensor histidine kinase: MKLNSLRSRLILIILLPLLLISLVAGVWQFRTTTDRAANIFDRGLLSAALAISRDIAVSDGDALSPSTRRLVNDTSGGELFYHVYAPDGVFVTGYSTPPVLPRTAPADLSEPYYYDALYQSEQVRVLRFQDVTTVSGVSGVFNITVWQSAEVRASFAREVVSRSFAVIALLVLCVALVVWFGVRLGLRPMLDLEDAIAKRTPNDLEPIRRPVPVEAQRLVTTLNALLDQVSRRISSKDEFISNAAHQLRNPVAGVLALAEAVQSAPNERAAKQRSTELVQAAREASQLTNKLLSFERASGTDVALSGERVDLKPLAARVAETFRAQHSQHNVTLTCLLPEKAVFVKGDPVMLQEAILNLLTNAVVHGGPDLGEIELRLIAGRDSAQLSVKDDGLGIPVEKQNEAISRFAQAGGGPGSGLGLPIAAKVMENHGGTLKIMEHAGGGLIVLSFPLAEEMQQAKGPNAARA; the protein is encoded by the coding sequence ATGAAACTCAACTCTCTGCGGTCCCGGTTGATCCTGATCATTTTATTGCCCTTGCTGTTGATCTCGCTTGTGGCGGGGGTCTGGCAGTTTCGCACCACCACGGACCGGGCCGCCAATATCTTTGATCGCGGCCTGCTCTCGGCAGCACTGGCCATCTCGCGCGATATTGCCGTGTCGGATGGGGATGCGCTCTCGCCTTCGACGCGGCGGCTGGTCAATGACACCTCCGGCGGCGAACTGTTTTATCACGTCTATGCCCCGGATGGGGTATTCGTCACGGGTTATTCCACGCCCCCTGTTTTGCCCCGAACCGCGCCCGCCGATCTGAGCGAGCCTTATTATTATGACGCGCTTTATCAAAGTGAACAGGTCCGCGTGCTGCGATTTCAGGATGTGACAACCGTCAGCGGTGTCTCCGGCGTTTTCAACATCACGGTCTGGCAAAGCGCCGAGGTGCGCGCGAGCTTTGCACGCGAGGTTGTGTCAAGGTCCTTTGCCGTGATCGCCCTGTTGGTCTTATGTGTGGCTCTGGTGGTCTGGTTCGGGGTGCGTCTGGGCTTGCGCCCGATGCTGGACCTCGAAGACGCCATCGCTAAACGCACCCCCAATGATCTGGAACCGATCCGCCGTCCCGTCCCGGTGGAGGCGCAACGTCTGGTGACCACTTTGAATGCCTTGCTGGATCAGGTTTCCCGCCGGATCAGCAGCAAGGATGAGTTCATCTCAAATGCCGCCCATCAGCTTCGAAATCCCGTGGCCGGGGTCCTGGCGCTCGCCGAAGCGGTGCAAAGCGCGCCCAATGAAAGGGCCGCAAAACAGCGCAGTACCGAACTTGTTCAGGCCGCGCGTGAGGCGAGCCAGTTGACCAATAAACTGCTGTCTTTTGAGCGGGCCAGCGGCACCGATGTTGCTCTGTCCGGGGAGCGCGTGGATCTGAAACCCCTTGCGGCGCGGGTGGCGGAGACCTTCCGCGCACAACACTCCCAACATAACGTGACATTGACCTGCCTCTTGCCTGAAAAAGCGGTTTTTGTGAAAGGCGATCCGGTGATGCTTCAGGAAGCCATCCTGAACCTTTTGACCAATGCCGTGGTGCATGGCGGCCCCGATCTTGGGGAAATCGAGCTGCGTTTGATCGCGGGCAGGGACAGCGCGCAGCTTTCGGTCAAGGATGACGGGCTCGGCATTCCGGTGGAAAAGCAGAACGAAGCGATCAGTCGCTTTGCCCAGGCGGGTGGGGGGCCAGGTTCCGGTCTCGGCCTGCCGATTGCCGCCAAAGTGATGGAAAATCATGGTGGAACGCTCAAGATCATGGAGCATGCGGGGGGAGGATTGATTGTTCTGTCATTCCCTTTGGCGGAGGAGATGCAACAGGCCAAAGGCCCAAATGCAGCGCGCGCCTGA
- a CDS encoding metal-dependent hydrolase, with protein sequence MDSLTQFVLGSTVSVLCLGKTLGPRKAALLGGVLGTMPDLDVLITFDSPVDAFVMHRGWTHSLFVHAAIAPFLGELLMRVFKSLQDHRVTVWWTVFLCFSTHALIDAMTVYGTRLFWPIYRDPVGVGSIFIIDPLYTLPLLGVTIWAIFRREWSSGLARGVTAAMIFSTAYLGLGAVLQSQAENRAKVIFARAGVATDSVFAIAAPFNIVLWKVIGLEQGQYHNIYLSLFDDDQTARVYTHPRHPELIACLENVDAFQKLAWFSRGYYRAEQQGDEVIVSDLRMGLTPRYAFRFAVAQAMGHGLREVPPETASDQPRAAEGDLDWLAERVRGRPAVRQAEISEADAIEPADHAMC encoded by the coding sequence ATGGATTCACTGACGCAATTTGTCCTCGGTTCGACGGTTTCCGTATTGTGCCTGGGCAAGACACTTGGACCGCGCAAAGCCGCGCTTCTGGGTGGCGTTCTCGGGACAATGCCGGATCTTGACGTTCTCATCACCTTCGACAGCCCGGTGGATGCCTTTGTCATGCATCGGGGATGGACACATTCCCTGTTTGTGCATGCGGCGATTGCACCATTTTTGGGTGAACTCCTGATGCGCGTTTTCAAATCACTTCAAGATCATCGCGTAACAGTCTGGTGGACGGTGTTTCTCTGTTTCTCGACACATGCGCTGATCGACGCAATGACCGTTTACGGCACGCGGCTGTTCTGGCCGATCTATCGTGATCCGGTGGGCGTGGGCTCCATTTTTATCATTGATCCACTCTATACCCTGCCGCTTCTGGGCGTGACAATCTGGGCCATCTTTCGGCGAGAGTGGTCTTCTGGTCTGGCACGCGGTGTGACAGCGGCGATGATCTTCAGCACGGCGTATCTGGGGCTGGGTGCGGTGCTGCAGAGTCAGGCTGAAAACCGGGCGAAGGTGATTTTTGCACGCGCCGGGGTCGCAACCGACAGCGTTTTTGCAATTGCAGCCCCCTTCAACATCGTCTTGTGGAAAGTGATCGGGCTGGAACAAGGGCAATACCACAACATTTATCTGTCGCTGTTTGACGATGATCAAACGGCGCGGGTCTATACGCATCCAAGACATCCTGAACTGATTGCCTGTCTGGAAAACGTTGATGCGTTTCAAAAGCTGGCGTGGTTCAGCAGGGGATATTACCGTGCGGAACAGCAGGGTGATGAGGTGATCGTGTCGGATCTGCGGATGGGCCTCACGCCGCGGTATGCTTTCCGATTTGCCGTTGCCCAAGCCATGGGGCATGGTCTTCGAGAGGTCCCGCCGGAGACTGCATCTGACCAGCCGCGCGCGGCTGAGGGGGATCTGGATTGGTTGGCAGAGCGCGTCCGCGGACGCCCCGCTGTGCGGCAGGCGGAAATCTCCGAAGCAGACGCGATTGAACCCGCAGATCACGCAATGTGCTGA
- a CDS encoding PAS domain S-box protein codes for MEHSLQRLSLVDVPETEDFDRFTRLATKMLGVPVALVSIVDFDEDRQFFTSACGLADPWASARQTPLSHSFCQHVVSNDKPLIIEDARVHPLVHDNPAIDDLNVIAYLGIPIAAPDGTCLGALCAIDSKPRMWSREDVCVLTDLAASVTSQIGLSAALLISESRRKAATRFGNIVENAHHEVFTFDPETLLFTGVNKGARENLGYNQPEIRRLTPLDIIPDYDRFAFEDLLRPLRQGRISKLEFKTRHQRKDATTYPVSIRLELQQEAGEPVFIAFCIDITERLQLQRALREKSESFSALFKHAHEPMTIANIDTTLLQVNPACQELFGHSSEALVGTRFMNHVPQEYQADIARKLSDATPESPFFSSFQQQDVNGQHKIMHWSNIVQFVNGKATKVFSIANDVTELHAAKTRAEVSAQEARKAIEIRKVFLANMSHEVRTPLNAIMGLFQLIQMADVPERQKKQAEVGLDASHHLLAQLVNVLELSRVEANAVEITATPTEVRPLAAQWLETATATNHRLGKPIELALEVDEATPEFAMLDARRVTQILNNLTDNAIKFTTKGRVTIQVSMVPAKDPAGPAQLEISVSDTGCGIPTDKRDAVFERFFQIDDAQTRENSGSGLGLAISRELAMLMGATLEVASPAPDGCYTTTFALRLSSVD; via the coding sequence ATGGAACACTCTTTACAAAGATTGTCTTTGGTCGACGTCCCGGAAACCGAAGACTTTGATCGCTTCACGCGGTTGGCAACGAAAATGCTGGGTGTCCCGGTGGCCCTCGTGTCCATTGTGGATTTCGACGAAGACAGGCAGTTTTTCACCAGTGCCTGTGGATTGGCGGACCCCTGGGCCAGCGCACGCCAGACGCCTCTGTCACATTCATTCTGCCAGCATGTCGTGAGCAACGATAAACCTCTGATCATCGAAGATGCCCGCGTGCATCCGCTGGTGCATGACAATCCAGCCATAGATGACCTGAACGTCATCGCCTATCTGGGTATCCCGATTGCTGCCCCTGACGGTACATGCCTTGGGGCTTTGTGCGCCATCGACAGCAAGCCTCGCATGTGGTCGCGCGAAGACGTCTGCGTGCTCACGGATCTCGCCGCCTCGGTGACCAGTCAGATCGGGCTGAGCGCGGCCCTCCTGATCAGTGAAAGCAGGAGAAAAGCAGCCACGCGCTTTGGCAATATTGTCGAAAACGCACACCATGAAGTGTTTACCTTTGACCCCGAAACATTGCTGTTCACGGGCGTGAACAAAGGTGCGCGCGAAAACCTTGGGTACAATCAACCAGAGATCAGACGCCTGACGCCTCTGGACATCATACCGGACTATGATCGTTTTGCATTCGAAGACCTCTTGCGTCCTTTGCGTCAGGGCCGGATCAGCAAGCTGGAATTCAAGACGCGACATCAACGCAAGGATGCAACCACCTATCCCGTGTCCATTCGTCTGGAACTTCAACAGGAAGCGGGCGAGCCGGTATTCATCGCCTTTTGCATCGATATTACCGAGCGTTTGCAGTTGCAGCGGGCCCTGCGCGAGAAATCTGAAAGTTTCTCGGCCTTGTTCAAGCACGCACATGAACCGATGACGATTGCAAACATTGACACAACCTTGTTGCAGGTCAATCCAGCCTGTCAGGAGCTGTTTGGGCATTCCAGCGAAGCGCTTGTCGGAACGCGCTTCATGAACCACGTCCCGCAAGAGTATCAGGCAGACATCGCGCGCAAACTTTCAGATGCCACGCCGGAAAGCCCGTTTTTCTCGAGTTTTCAGCAACAGGACGTGAACGGACAGCACAAGATCATGCATTGGTCGAACATTGTTCAATTTGTGAATGGCAAAGCCACGAAAGTTTTTTCGATCGCCAATGACGTCACCGAGTTGCATGCGGCAAAGACCCGCGCCGAAGTGAGTGCGCAGGAGGCCCGCAAGGCCATCGAAATACGCAAAGTGTTCCTTGCCAACATGAGCCATGAAGTGCGCACACCGCTCAATGCCATCATGGGTTTGTTCCAGCTCATCCAGATGGCGGATGTCCCGGAACGACAGAAAAAACAGGCTGAGGTGGGGCTTGATGCGTCGCATCACCTTTTGGCGCAGCTTGTGAATGTGTTGGAGCTGTCACGGGTTGAAGCCAATGCCGTTGAAATCACGGCCACGCCGACCGAAGTCAGGCCTTTGGCGGCACAATGGCTCGAAACGGCGACGGCCACAAACCACCGTCTGGGAAAGCCAATTGAACTGGCGCTTGAAGTGGATGAGGCGACCCCGGAATTCGCCATGCTTGATGCGCGACGCGTGACCCAGATTCTCAACAATCTGACTGACAATGCGATCAAGTTCACCACCAAGGGACGCGTGACCATTCAGGTCAGTATGGTGCCTGCAAAGGACCCCGCCGGGCCTGCACAGTTGGAGATTTCGGTGTCTGACACCGGATGTGGTATCCCAACGGACAAGCGCGACGCGGTTTTTGAGCGGTTCTTCCAGATCGATGATGCCCAGACGCGGGAAAACAGCGGGTCAGGGCTGGGTCTGGCCATCAGTCGTGAACTTGCAATGCTGATGGGGGCGACGCTTGAGGTGGCATCACCAGCGCCCGACGGTTGCTACACGACAACCTTCGCTTTACGGTTGTCGTCAGTGGATTGA
- a CDS encoding response regulator, whose translation MPSPKKILLVEDDYFTRFMMKEIIDTLGVDVDIAVNGEEGCAQLDKQPGEYGLVLMDIHMPRLSGVEATRLIREKPTDPPRNIAIIAVTADAQYHDNAVVRKHGMDGFIAKPITAVELMGLVDKYCTAS comes from the coding sequence ATGCCCTCACCAAAGAAAATCCTGCTGGTTGAAGATGATTACTTCACGCGTTTCATGATGAAGGAAATCATTGATACGCTGGGTGTTGATGTTGATATTGCGGTGAACGGCGAGGAAGGCTGTGCGCAGCTTGACAAACAACCCGGAGAATACGGGCTGGTCTTGATGGACATTCACATGCCCAGGCTATCGGGCGTGGAGGCCACCCGCCTGATCCGTGAGAAACCGACCGACCCACCGCGCAATATCGCCATCATCGCGGTGACGGCTGACGCGCAATATCATGACAATGCGGTTGTGCGGAAACATGGCATGGACGGTTTCATCGCCAAGCCCATCACCGCGGTCGAACTGATGGGGTTGGTCGATAAATACTGTACCGCGTCCTGA
- a CDS encoding ribose-phosphate pyrophosphokinase, translated as MPEFYEPKLIAGNANMPLANAIARRMSMHRGKQVGLVDARVERFNDGEIFVEVFENVRGEDMFIVQSTSNPANDNLMELLIMADALRRSSAARVTAVLPYFGYARQDRRTKARTPITAKLVANMLVGTGIERVLTMDLHAAQIQGFFDIPVDNLYASPIFALDIKTAFKNQMSDLMVVSPDVGGVARARELAKRINSPLAIVDKRREKPGEVAEMTVIGNVTGKTCLIVDDMCDTAGTLCKAAEVLLENGAKEVHSYITHGIMSGPAVERVTNSVMKSLVITDTIAATDAVKAAPNIRIVPTAPVFAQAILNIWSGTSVSSLFEADTLSPIYDGMYAAE; from the coding sequence ATGCCAGAATTCTATGAACCCAAACTCATCGCCGGTAATGCCAATATGCCGCTCGCCAATGCCATTGCGCGGCGTATGTCCATGCACCGTGGCAAACAGGTGGGGCTGGTGGACGCCCGCGTGGAGCGTTTCAACGACGGCGAGATCTTCGTCGAGGTCTTTGAAAACGTCCGCGGTGAGGACATGTTCATCGTGCAGTCCACCTCTAACCCGGCCAATGACAATCTGATGGAGTTGCTTATCATGGCGGACGCGCTGCGCCGCTCCTCGGCGGCCCGTGTCACGGCTGTCTTGCCCTATTTCGGCTATGCCAGACAGGACCGCCGCACCAAGGCGCGCACGCCGATCACGGCCAAGCTGGTGGCGAATATGCTGGTGGGAACAGGCATCGAACGGGTGCTGACGATGGATCTGCACGCGGCACAGATCCAGGGGTTTTTCGACATTCCGGTGGACAACCTTTATGCCTCGCCGATCTTTGCGCTGGATATCAAAACCGCCTTCAAGAACCAGATGAGCGACCTCATGGTCGTCTCCCCCGATGTGGGCGGCGTGGCGCGCGCGCGCGAACTGGCCAAGCGGATCAATTCACCGTTGGCCATCGTGGACAAGCGCCGCGAAAAACCCGGTGAGGTCGCGGAAATGACGGTGATCGGGAATGTGACAGGGAAAACCTGTCTTATCGTGGATGACATGTGCGACACCGCCGGGACACTGTGCAAGGCGGCTGAGGTGCTTTTGGAAAACGGTGCCAAGGAAGTGCACTCCTATATCACCCACGGAATCATGTCCGGACCGGCGGTTGAGCGCGTCACCAATTCGGTAATGAAATCGCTGGTGATCACCGACACAATCGCGGCCACCGACGCCGTCAAAGCCGCACCCAACATCCGCATCGTGCCGACCGCGCCGGTCTTTGCCCAGGCCATTCTGAACATCTGGAGCGGGACCTCGGTGTCCTCGCTATTTGAGGCCGACACGCTGAGCCCGATCTATGACGGCATGTATGCCGCCGAGTAA
- a CDS encoding 2-hydroxychromene-2-carboxylate isomerase: MAHIDLFFSTLSPYAYLAGNRAEAVAAKHGASITYKPMDIMALFGRTGGTPPKDRHFSRVEMRAQELVRQAKMLDMPLNLKPAHWPTNAAPSSYAFIAAQNAGGGDLGKLMAAILRSVWADEKDIAEDTVVRACLEEAGFDPSLADSGMLEGAETYAANLEEAVERGVFGAPFYITDTDQRFWGQDRIDHLDAHLAGKI, from the coding sequence ATGGCACATATCGACCTCTTTTTCTCAACACTGTCCCCCTATGCCTACCTGGCCGGGAATCGCGCCGAAGCGGTCGCGGCAAAACATGGTGCGAGCATCACCTACAAACCGATGGACATCATGGCGCTGTTTGGGCGCACCGGGGGAACCCCGCCCAAGGATCGTCACTTCAGCCGGGTCGAGATGCGCGCGCAGGAACTGGTGCGCCAGGCCAAGATGCTCGACATGCCGCTGAACCTCAAACCGGCCCATTGGCCCACAAATGCAGCGCCGTCTTCTTATGCGTTCATTGCGGCGCAAAACGCGGGCGGTGGCGATCTGGGCAAGCTGATGGCGGCGATCCTGCGCTCGGTCTGGGCCGATGAAAAGGACATCGCCGAGGACACGGTTGTGCGGGCCTGTCTGGAAGAGGCCGGGTTTGACCCAAGCCTTGCGGACAGTGGCATGTTGGAGGGCGCGGAGACCTATGCCGCCAACCTCGAAGAGGCGGTCGAGCGTGGTGTTTTTGGCGCCCCGTTTTACATCACGGATACGGATCAAAGGTTCTGGGGGCAGGACCGGATCGACCATCTGGACGCCCATCTCGCCGGAAAAATATGA
- a CDS encoding alpha/beta hydrolase has protein sequence MTPTFYTHARTFGHGTREALAIHCTLAHSATWRGVGHALADIATLTAIDLPSHGKSDDWDGQVDLHRLCTDAALAHLPYKRDVIGHSFGATVALRLAVENPDLVRSLTLIEPVFFAAACQDAPDQMRAHDDEAAPYMAALATGDMAHAARLFNRLWGDGTKWDDLSAKTRRSITDRMYVVTGQSPMIFEDNAGIMVPGRLERLSMLVLLLQGSQALDIIDAINSSLARRLPNVRRAVITGAGHMSPLTHPTEVAKEIAALFEMAEE, from the coding sequence ATGACCCCAACCTTCTACACCCATGCCCGAACTTTTGGGCATGGGACGAGAGAGGCGCTGGCGATCCATTGCACATTGGCCCATTCCGCCACGTGGCGCGGCGTGGGTCACGCGTTGGCTGATATCGCCACGCTCACGGCCATTGATCTGCCCAGTCACGGGAAAAGCGATGATTGGGATGGACAGGTTGACCTGCACCGTCTCTGCACCGATGCCGCTTTGGCGCATCTTCCCTACAAACGAGACGTGATCGGGCATTCCTTTGGGGCAACAGTCGCGCTGCGGCTGGCGGTTGAAAACCCGGACCTCGTGCGCAGCCTGACCCTTATCGAGCCTGTGTTCTTCGCAGCCGCCTGTCAGGATGCGCCTGATCAAATGCGCGCCCATGACGATGAGGCGGCCCCTTACATGGCCGCGCTTGCAACCGGGGATATGGCGCATGCGGCCCGACTTTTTAACCGGCTCTGGGGCGATGGCACCAAGTGGGACGACCTGTCTGCCAAGACGCGCCGCTCCATCACGGATCGGATGTATGTGGTGACCGGGCAATCGCCCATGATCTTTGAGGACAACGCCGGGATCATGGTGCCGGGGCGCCTAGAGCGGCTCAGCATGCTGGTTCTGCTGCTTCAGGGATCTCAGGCGCTGGACATTATAGATGCCATAAATTCAAGCCTTGCACGGCGACTGCCCAACGTCCGCCGGGCCGTCATTACAGGGGCAGGGCATATGTCGCCGCTGACCCATCCGACAGAGGTTGCCAAAGAAATCGCGGCGCTATTCGAAATGGCTGAGGAATAG
- a CDS encoding beta-eliminating lyase-related protein gives MYFSSDNAGPALPTVMARVTAANEGFTLPYGADPIMEEVRAEIRRVFEAPEAAVYLVATGTAANALALACYAQPWQTVFCSQIAHIQEDECNAPEFYSSGAKLCLVDTPDKMTADGLRARVEAEGVRGVHGPERGPVSITQVTERGSLYSIQELRDLCTVSKSFDLPVHLDGARFANALVALGCTPAEMTWKAGVDVVCFGGTKNGCLGVEAVVFFDPAKAWEFELRRKRGAHLFSKHRFLSAQMAGYLQDGAWLDAAKRSNENAAYLVAGLRAVGADFLHEPQANMVFVRFARGIHQRLHAAGAMYNMWEPGLESGDPDEKLAARLVCDWSITTDQIDLFLSHFE, from the coding sequence ATGTATTTTTCTTCTGACAATGCCGGGCCTGCACTGCCCACAGTGATGGCGCGCGTGACTGCAGCCAATGAGGGGTTCACCCTGCCTTATGGGGCCGATCCGATCATGGAGGAGGTCCGCGCAGAAATCCGCCGCGTTTTCGAGGCCCCCGAGGCGGCCGTTTATCTGGTGGCAACCGGAACAGCGGCAAATGCGCTGGCACTGGCGTGCTACGCGCAGCCTTGGCAGACCGTGTTTTGCAGCCAGATCGCGCATATCCAAGAGGACGAGTGCAACGCACCCGAATTCTATTCGAGCGGCGCCAAGCTCTGTCTCGTGGACACGCCCGACAAGATGACAGCAGACGGATTGCGCGCCCGTGTTGAGGCCGAAGGCGTGCGCGGCGTGCATGGACCCGAACGCGGTCCGGTATCGATCACGCAGGTGACCGAGCGCGGCAGCCTCTATTCAATTCAGGAGTTACGCGATCTTTGCACCGTCTCCAAATCCTTTGACTTACCGGTCCATCTGGACGGCGCGCGCTTTGCCAATGCGCTGGTGGCGCTGGGGTGCACGCCTGCTGAAATGACGTGGAAAGCCGGAGTCGATGTGGTCTGTTTTGGCGGCACGAAAAACGGCTGTCTGGGTGTGGAGGCTGTGGTGTTTTTTGATCCCGCCAAAGCGTGGGAATTTGAGCTACGTCGCAAACGCGGGGCGCATTTGTTTTCCAAACATCGGTTTTTATCCGCACAAATGGCGGGATATTTGCAAGACGGTGCCTGGCTTGATGCGGCCAAGAGGTCTAATGAAAACGCGGCCTATCTGGTGGCGGGTCTGCGCGCTGTGGGCGCTGATTTCTTACATGAACCCCAAGCAAATATGGTGTTTGTGCGATTTGCGCGCGGCATTCATCAACGGCTGCACGCGGCGGGCGCGATGTATAACATGTGGGAACCGGGCCTTGAAAGTGGCGACCCGGACGAAAAGCTGGCCGCGCGGCTGGTCTGTGACTGGTCGATCACAACGGATCAGATCGATCTATTCCTCAGCCATTTCGAATAG
- a CDS encoding YcgN family cysteine cluster protein, with product MSDPIDRKGLKDRFWERKPLAKMSQKEWESLCDGCGKCCLNKLEDEDSGEVALTRIACRLLDDSNCRCAHYDNRHQFVPDCIVLKPDNLDTHAYWMPQTCAYRLLWQGKPLPDWHPLISGTAQSVHDAGVSVQGWTLSEFDIPEDEWEEHVIEEPI from the coding sequence GTGAGCGACCCGATTGATCGCAAGGGCCTGAAAGACAGGTTCTGGGAACGCAAACCCTTGGCCAAAATGAGCCAGAAGGAATGGGAATCCCTGTGCGATGGTTGCGGCAAATGTTGCCTGAACAAGCTGGAAGACGAGGACAGCGGCGAGGTCGCCCTGACCCGCATCGCCTGCCGCTTGCTCGACGATTCCAACTGCCGTTGTGCACATTATGACAACCGCCACCAGTTTGTGCCCGATTGCATTGTGCTGAAGCCCGATAATCTGGACACCCACGCCTATTGGATGCCGCAAACCTGCGCCTACCGCTTGCTGTGGCAGGGCAAACCGCTGCCCGACTGGCACCCGCTGATCAGCGGCACCGCGCAATCCGTGCATGATGCAGGTGTCTCGGTGCAGGGGTGGACGCTGAGTGAATTCGACATCCCCGAAGACGAGTGGGAAGAGCATGTTATCGAGGAGCCGATCTGA
- a CDS encoding bifunctional riboflavin kinase/FAD synthetase, with translation MKIIRDYQFVDPDHRGASAAIGNFDGVHLGHQSVIDLARRAEPNAPLGIVTFEPHPRVHFAPGAPPFRLMSREARASRLEKLGVDRLYELNFNAALAALTPEDFARKVIAEGFGLTHVIVGADFCFGKGRAGTAEHLQQFGRDMGFGVTIAALIAQSDKTISSTAIRAALSDGDPRLAASMLGHWHRIEGPVIGGEQRGRELGYPTANMSIDGLHPPAFGVYAVLVDVLDGPHMGSYHGVASMGVRPMFGENRPNLETFIFDFQGDLYDTPLSVGLVEHLRPEVKFDGLDALITQMDADSAKARQILSAL, from the coding sequence ATGAAGATCATCCGCGACTATCAGTTTGTTGACCCGGATCATCGTGGTGCCAGCGCCGCGATCGGCAATTTTGACGGCGTGCATCTGGGTCATCAGTCGGTCATTGACCTTGCGCGACGCGCCGAACCAAATGCACCGCTTGGTATTGTCACGTTTGAACCCCATCCCCGTGTCCATTTTGCGCCGGGTGCGCCGCCCTTCCGTCTGATGAGCCGTGAAGCCCGGGCCAGCCGATTGGAAAAACTCGGTGTTGACCGTTTGTATGAGTTGAATTTCAACGCAGCCCTCGCGGCCCTGACCCCGGAAGATTTCGCCCGCAAGGTCATCGCTGAAGGGTTTGGCCTCACGCATGTGATCGTCGGGGCCGACTTCTGCTTTGGCAAAGGACGCGCCGGCACCGCTGAACACTTGCAACAGTTTGGCCGGGACATGGGCTTTGGCGTGACCATTGCCGCCTTGATCGCGCAGTCTGATAAAACCATCTCTTCGACCGCGATCCGCGCGGCGCTGAGCGATGGTGATCCACGATTGGCGGCCTCCATGCTGGGCCATTGGCACCGCATCGAAGGCCCGGTCATCGGCGGCGAACAGCGTGGACGCGAATTGGGTTATCCCACGGCGAACATGTCCATCGACGGGCTGCACCCGCCCGCATTTGGCGTCTATGCCGTGCTGGTCGATGTGTTGGACGGCCCCCATATGGGCAGCTATCACGGTGTTGCCTCGATGGGTGTGCGGCCAATGTTTGGCGAGAACAGACCCAATCTCGAAACCTTCATTTTCGATTTTCAGGGCGATCTTTATGACACGCCCCTCTCTGTGGGGCTGGTTGAACACCTGCGCCCGGAAGTGAAATTTGACGGGCTGGATGCGTTGATCACACAAATGGATGCCGACAGCGCGAAGGCGCGTCAGATATTGAGCGCGCTGTGA